In Brassica rapa cultivar Chiifu-401-42 chromosome A06, CAAS_Brap_v3.01, whole genome shotgun sequence, a single window of DNA contains:
- the LOC103873252 gene encoding riboflavin biosynthesis protein PYRR, chloroplastic has protein sequence MAMTALSFRLCSSPLICRATLDHHATDASFIRRAADLSEMSAGLTSPHPNFGCVIATPSGKVAGEGYLYAQGTKPAEALAVEAAGEFCRGSTAYLNMEPGDCHGDHTAVSALVQAGVGRVVVGIRHPLQHLRGAAIREMRSHGIEVNVLGEDVQSKVLEDARKCCLLVNAPLIHRACSRVPFSLLKYAMTLDGKIAASSGHAAWISSKLSRTRVFELRGRSDAVIVGGNTVRQDDPRLTARHGQGHTPTRIVMSQSLDLPEKANLWDVSEVSTIVATQRGARKSYQKFLASKGVEVVEFDMLNPREVMEYFHLRGYLSILWECGGTLAASAIASGVIHKVVAFIAPKIIGGSKAPTPVGELGMVEMTQALNLIDVCYEQVGPDMLVSGFLQPVPDLLPVIPSEDATFEIDPSVNPFESSIIFFYKTWDLYGSFSNFSPHPIRMPYGDGYRTWSSVEHYYQANKFVGVENPLAHDCVEKIRTAKSPEEAAFIGRSKQRQQPELVRSDWEDVKIEVMYMALKCKFSTYPHLKKMLLSTAGSVLVEASPHDLFWGGGREGEGLNYLGRLLMQLRSEYLGESSVSAENTSLAL, from the exons ATGGCAATGACTGCTCTCTCGTTTCGACTTTGTTCGTCTCCCTTAATCTGCAGAGCCACTCTCGACCACCACGCGACCGATGCTTCCTTCATCCGACGCGCCGCCGATCTCTCCGAGATGTCCGCCGGACTCACATCACCTCACCCTAACTTCGGCTGTGTAATCGCCACTCCCTCCGGTAAAGTCGCCGGAGAAGGATACCTCTACGCTCAGGGAACTAAACCTGCAGAAGCACTCGCCGTAGAAGCCGCCGGCGAGTTTTGCAGAGGCTCAACGGCTTATCTAAACATGGAGCCTGGTGATTGTCACGGCGACCACACTGCCGTCTCCGCTCTTGTTCAG GCTGGAGTTGGTCGAGTTGTTGTCGGGATAAGACATCCTCTGCAACATCTGAGAGGCGCTGCGATCCGTGAGATGAGGAGTCATGGGATTGAAGTGAATGTTCTTGGAGAGGATGTTCAGAGTAAAGTTCTTGag GATGCTAGGAAGTGTTGCCTTCTTGTGAATGCTCCTCTGATTCATAGAGCTTGTTCTCGTGTTCCCTTCTCTCTTCTCAAGTATGCCATGACTcttgatg GTAAGATTGCAGCAAGTAGTGGACATGCAGCATGGATAAGTAGTAAGCTCTCTAGAACCCGAGTGTTCGAGTTACGTGGAAGAAGTGATGCTGTGATAGTTGGAGGAAACACTGTACGCCAAGATG ATCCTCGGTTGACTGCAAGGCATGGACAAGGTCACACGCCTACTCGGATTGTGATGTCTCAGAGTCTTGATCTTCCTGAGAAAGCCAACTTATGGGATGTCTCGGAAGTATCTACCATAGTTGCCACACAAAGGGGTGCAAGAAAGAGTTACCAAAAGTTTCTCGCGTCAAAGGGTGTTGAGGTTGTGGAGTTTGACATGTTGAACCCGAGAGAAGTTATGGAATATTTCCATCTCCGTGGATATCTCTCTATCCTATGGGAGTGTGGAGGAACATTAGCTGCATCTGCTATTGCATCCGGCGTCATCCACAAG GTTGTTGCTTTCATTGCCCCCAAAATTATCGGTGGGAGTAAGGCGCCGACCCCTGTTGGTGAACTTGGGATGGTAGAGATGACACAAGCATTGAATCTAATCGATGTTTGCTACGAGCAG GTTGGTCCAGACATGCTTGTCAGTGGATTTCTTCAGCCCGTACCAGACCTTTTACCTGTTATCCCTTCGGAGGACGCAACTTTCGAGATTGACCCTAGTGTTAACCCCTTTGAGTCTAGTATCATATTCTTCTACAAAACATGGGACCTTTATGGAAGCTTCTCAAATTTCTCTCCGCATCCAATTCGAATGCCATATGGTGATGGTTACAGAACATGGTCCAGTGTGGAGCATTACTATCAG GCAAACAAGTTTGTGGGAGTTGAAAATCCGTTAGCACATGACTGCGTTGAGAAAATAAGAACAGCGAAAAGTCCAGAGGAAGCTGCTTTTATAGGCAGATCAAAGCAGAGACAGCAACCTGAACTG GTTCGGAGTGACTGGGAAGATGTGAAGATAGAAGTAATGTACATGGCTCTGAAATGCAAGTTCTCTACTTATCCTCACTTGAAAAAAATGTTGCTCTCAACCGCTGGATCGGTTCTTGTGGAGGCTTCACCGCACGATCTATTCTGGGGAGGTGGTCGCGAAGGAGAAGGGCTCAACTATCTTGGTAGACTACTTATGCAGCTTCGTTCTGAGTATTTGGGCGAATCCTCTGTTTCAGCTGAGAACACTTCCTTGGCCTTATGA
- the LOC103873366 gene encoding uncharacterized protein LOC103873366 — protein sequence MRERKLLKLRDTVYTFLKFKVKDGKSTYFWFDNWLDKGRLIDITGAAGTTYIGLPRRATVRKVVKQNEWALRGQRSRHYHDLHAAIIAEPVPDAQYGRDVVLWKAGDDDYQENFSSKKTWDQIRVKKGPVGWSKVVWFIQEVPRFSFITWIAVKNRLSTGDRMRSWG from the exons ATGAGGGAG AGGAAACTCCTCAAACTTCGAGATACTGTCTATACTTTTCTCAAGTTCAAAGTCAAGGATGGGAAATCAACTTACTTCTGGTTTGATAATTGGCTAGATAAGGGACGCTTGATTGATATCACAGGTGCAGCTGGTACCACCTACATTGGTCTACCTCGTCGAGCTACTGTTAGAAAAGTGGTTAAACAGAATGAATGGGCACTTAGAGGACAGCGGAGTCGACACTATCACGACCTTCATGCTGCCATCATAGCTGAACCAGTTCCTGATGCTCAGTATGGAAGAGATGTGGTCCTATGGAAAGCTGGAGATGATGATTATCAAGAGAACTTCTCTTCCAAGAAGACGTGGGACCAAATTCGAGTGAAAAAGGGGCCAGTGGGATGGAGTAAAGTCGTTTGGTTCATACAAGAGGTACCCCGGTTCTCGTTCATCACTTGGATTGCTGTGAAGAATAGGTTATCCACTGGAGATAGGATGCGGTCATGGGGATGA